In one window of Cytophagaceae bacterium ABcell3 DNA:
- a CDS encoding chorismate-binding protein yields MSFSDILKKHSKNQVLLALQKTADDHQLAMAAWRLPLQDKLYMICGQAQRFSENEDFKPENVGPGFCFFPFRTSEDTPGILIQPTILLSFEGANINILSEEGIKVFKTFMEILTSGQVTENNKGKNNLTESSESRFKEIVVQAREQIRKEGDFKKVVLARNQFVDPPSDFSPTDLFLKTAQSYPHAFAFLFSYSPFGTWMGATPEILVQVTKENTFKTVALAGTQSSEGKDTSDAVWTQKEIEEQALVSRYIINCFKQIRLREFEEEGPLTVRAAGLLHLKTYFSVDLNQIEYKGLGNDMLKLLHPTSAVCGMPRNEAMQFILDKEDTDREYFSGFSGPVNIDNEINIFVNLRCARLDQEKIVLFSGAGITRDSNPDKEWLETSLKIKTIGDLINPTS; encoded by the coding sequence ATGAGCTTTTCAGACATACTGAAAAAACACTCCAAAAATCAGGTTCTTCTGGCCTTACAAAAAACTGCCGATGACCATCAATTGGCCATGGCTGCATGGAGGCTTCCTCTTCAGGACAAGCTCTACATGATTTGCGGCCAAGCACAAAGATTTTCTGAAAACGAAGATTTTAAACCTGAAAATGTAGGTCCTGGGTTTTGCTTTTTCCCTTTTAGAACAAGTGAAGACACTCCTGGCATTCTCATTCAGCCCACTATATTGCTTTCTTTTGAAGGCGCAAACATTAATATTCTTTCAGAGGAGGGCATAAAGGTTTTCAAAACCTTTATGGAAATATTAACCTCTGGACAAGTAACAGAAAACAACAAAGGGAAAAACAACCTTACAGAAAGCTCAGAAAGCCGGTTTAAAGAAATAGTGGTCCAGGCAAGGGAGCAAATCAGAAAAGAGGGGGATTTTAAAAAGGTAGTTCTGGCAAGAAATCAATTTGTTGACCCTCCATCTGATTTTTCGCCCACAGATTTGTTTTTGAAAACAGCTCAATCCTATCCTCATGCATTTGCTTTTCTATTCTCATACTCCCCTTTCGGTACATGGATGGGCGCCACTCCTGAAATACTTGTTCAGGTAACCAAAGAAAATACTTTCAAGACAGTTGCACTTGCTGGCACCCAGTCGTCAGAAGGAAAAGACACCAGCGATGCAGTCTGGACACAAAAAGAGATCGAAGAGCAAGCTTTGGTAAGCAGGTATATCATCAACTGCTTCAAGCAGATCAGGCTAAGGGAGTTTGAGGAAGAGGGACCGCTTACTGTACGTGCCGCAGGCCTTTTGCATTTAAAAACCTATTTCTCTGTTGACCTAAACCAAATAGAATATAAAGGCCTAGGTAATGACATGCTCAAGCTACTCCACCCCACTTCGGCTGTATGTGGCATGCCTCGCAATGAAGCCATGCAGTTTATTTTAGATAAAGAAGATACTGACAGGGAGTATTTCTCAGGATTTTCAGGCCCTGTAAACATAGATAATGAAATTAATATATTTGTCAACCTGAGATGCGCAAGACTGGACCAGGAGAAAATTGTATTGTTTTCGGGAGCAGGAATTACCAGAGACTCGAACCCTGACAAGGAATGGCTGGAAACAAGCCTGAAAATAAAAACCATTGGCGATTTGATCAACCCAACATCTTAA
- the menD gene encoding 2-succinyl-5-enolpyruvyl-6-hydroxy-3-cyclohexene-1-carboxylic-acid synthase, giving the protein MQAIYNIAEICAQKGIKNIVLSPGSRCAPLTIAFARHPNFRPYTISDERSAAFIALGMALQTKTPSVLVCTSGTATLNYAPAIAEAFFQQVPLLILTADRPQEWIAQQDGQTIYQQNIYGKHVKGSYQLPSDFSHPDANWFVERTLSEATNKAQAYPPGPVHINIPLREPLYPSGTIKFDQNVKVITELSGSPSIAEEDRNRILKQISTYSKIMVVAGQNTTDTALTEVLTEFSNNYNIPIVADIIANQKHPDFINGHDLFINNINPAQYQPEVLITFGMSLISKGMKLFLRKNKPTIHIHLDPQGIAADPFQSLTMVVRETPVHFLREAINAGLLYHNEAFGNLWKQASNKGVEKLNHFLNSNKEWSEISAVNQVIAHLPANSSLHLANSMPVRYAGFVFAGQEMKGVECFANRGTSGIDGVISTAYGMALLSSKTITVITGDLSFFYDRNALWNNYLPGNLKIILLNNHGGNIFRIIDGPNQQPELEEYFETHQPLNARRTAEDAGFNYIKVNNSVQLKEGLKQIYSNNKPYILEAEFDGKVSHQVFCDFKETLKSM; this is encoded by the coding sequence ATGCAGGCCATTTATAATATAGCGGAAATTTGTGCCCAAAAAGGTATAAAAAACATTGTCCTATCTCCAGGTTCCAGGTGTGCTCCACTAACCATTGCATTTGCCCGGCACCCAAACTTCCGCCCATACACCATAAGCGATGAACGTTCAGCGGCATTTATCGCACTGGGCATGGCCTTACAAACAAAAACACCATCTGTACTAGTTTGCACATCAGGCACTGCGACTTTAAATTATGCCCCTGCAATCGCAGAAGCGTTCTTCCAACAAGTCCCCTTACTGATCCTGACAGCGGACAGGCCCCAGGAATGGATTGCGCAACAAGACGGGCAAACCATCTATCAACAAAACATCTATGGCAAACATGTCAAAGGCAGTTATCAACTACCTTCCGACTTTTCACACCCAGACGCAAATTGGTTCGTAGAACGGACCCTGAGTGAAGCGACGAACAAAGCACAAGCGTACCCTCCGGGCCCTGTACATATCAATATCCCGCTGAGAGAACCGCTTTACCCATCTGGCACTATCAAATTTGACCAGAATGTAAAAGTAATCACAGAGCTATCAGGTTCACCTTCTATAGCAGAAGAAGACAGAAACCGCATTTTAAAACAGATTTCTACCTATTCAAAAATCATGGTAGTAGCTGGGCAGAACACTACAGACACTGCACTGACAGAAGTTTTAACAGAATTTAGCAATAACTATAATATACCAATTGTAGCTGATATAATAGCCAATCAAAAGCATCCAGACTTTATTAACGGCCATGACCTTTTTATTAATAACATCAACCCTGCACAGTACCAACCAGAGGTGCTCATCACGTTTGGCATGTCCCTGATATCTAAAGGAATGAAGCTTTTTTTAAGAAAAAACAAACCCACCATTCATATCCACCTGGATCCCCAAGGCATAGCCGCAGATCCTTTTCAATCACTTACCATGGTTGTCCGAGAGACACCTGTTCATTTCTTAAGAGAAGCCATTAACGCTGGCTTGTTATACCACAATGAAGCTTTTGGAAATCTCTGGAAACAAGCATCGAATAAAGGTGTAGAAAAGTTAAACCATTTCTTAAACAGCAATAAAGAGTGGTCAGAGATTTCTGCCGTAAATCAAGTTATAGCACATTTGCCAGCAAACTCATCACTACATTTGGCCAATAGCATGCCTGTTCGTTATGCAGGTTTTGTTTTTGCAGGACAAGAAATGAAAGGCGTAGAATGCTTTGCCAACAGAGGTACCAGTGGTATTGACGGGGTCATTAGTACGGCTTACGGAATGGCCCTTTTGTCTTCCAAAACCATCACCGTAATTACAGGAGATTTAAGTTTTTTCTATGACAGAAATGCCCTTTGGAACAACTATTTACCGGGCAATTTAAAAATCATTCTTCTTAACAATCATGGTGGTAATATTTTCAGGATTATTGACGGCCCTAATCAGCAGCCAGAACTTGAAGAATATTTTGAAACGCACCAACCTTTAAATGCCAGAAGAACTGCCGAAGACGCAGGTTTTAATTACATTAAGGTAAATAATAGCGTGCAGCTAAAAGAAGGTTTAAAACAAATCTATAGCAACAACAAACCATATATACTGGAAGCAGAATTTGACGGAAAAGTCAGCCACCAAGTTTTCTGCGATTTTAAAGAAACACTAAAATCTATGTAG
- a CDS encoding potassium/proton antiporter, with the protein MPQLETFLLTISLLIILSVVIAKVTNNIGVPVLLLFLGVGMLAGEEGLGGITFTDAQAAQSIGIMALIMILFSGGLDTKWPVVKPVLFPALSLATLGVFATTFFVGLFLWLVLDLPFLVSMLVGAVISSTDAAAVFSILSSRNINLKGNSGPLLELESGSNDPMAIFLTISFLQLITTETSSVLSLIPLFFLQMGLGLFAGAVSGKVLVILINKLKFPVEGFYSVFTLAFAVFTYALTTTFQGSGFLAVYVAGVIVSNNEIVFKRSLFRFFDGLAWLSQIVMFLTLGLLVYPSQVVQVTGLGIMISLFLIFVARPAGVFLSLAFFNFKLKEKLLISWVGLRGAVPIILATFPLLAGIPEAGWIFNVVFFIVLTSSLLQGWTLPAAAKLFKLDMPSEQKLQSPLEFSYPEKLDMKLVNLRVPDNSAVEGKALVEISELKGNLVVVIYRDGNYFVPGGGTVLESGDVIQVLAQKEKLKSLRECFN; encoded by the coding sequence ATGCCGCAATTGGAGACTTTTTTATTGACAATTTCCCTGCTCATAATTTTGAGTGTGGTTATTGCCAAGGTCACAAATAATATTGGGGTCCCAGTTTTGCTGCTTTTTTTAGGTGTTGGAATGTTGGCAGGAGAGGAAGGTCTGGGCGGTATAACCTTTACTGATGCACAAGCTGCCCAGTCTATAGGTATTATGGCTTTGATCATGATACTTTTTTCTGGTGGTTTAGATACCAAATGGCCGGTGGTCAAACCCGTGCTTTTTCCTGCCCTCAGTTTGGCCACCTTAGGGGTGTTTGCCACCACTTTTTTTGTAGGTTTATTCCTTTGGCTGGTTTTGGATTTGCCGTTTTTGGTCAGCATGTTGGTGGGGGCGGTAATTTCTTCTACAGATGCTGCTGCTGTATTTTCTATACTTAGCTCCAGGAATATAAATTTAAAGGGTAATTCTGGCCCACTGTTGGAACTAGAGTCTGGGAGTAACGACCCCATGGCTATATTTCTTACCATCAGCTTTCTGCAGCTCATTACCACCGAAACATCTTCGGTATTGTCGTTGATACCATTGTTCTTTTTGCAAATGGGCTTAGGGTTGTTTGCAGGTGCTGTGTCGGGAAAGGTTTTAGTCATTCTTATTAATAAACTAAAGTTTCCCGTAGAAGGATTTTACTCTGTTTTTACCCTCGCTTTTGCAGTTTTTACCTATGCTTTAACCACTACCTTTCAAGGCAGTGGCTTTTTGGCCGTTTATGTGGCCGGTGTAATTGTGAGCAATAACGAGATCGTTTTTAAAAGAAGTCTTTTCCGTTTTTTTGACGGCTTGGCTTGGCTGAGCCAAATTGTCATGTTCCTTACTTTGGGACTATTGGTGTACCCAAGCCAAGTAGTACAGGTTACAGGTTTAGGTATAATGATTTCATTGTTCCTGATTTTTGTGGCACGTCCTGCCGGTGTTTTTCTTTCACTTGCTTTTTTCAATTTTAAATTAAAGGAAAAACTGCTTATTTCGTGGGTTGGCCTGAGAGGGGCTGTACCAATTATTCTAGCTACTTTCCCTTTATTGGCAGGTATTCCTGAGGCTGGCTGGATTTTTAATGTAGTTTTCTTCATCGTTTTAACCTCAAGTTTGCTGCAAGGTTGGACTTTGCCTGCCGCCGCCAAACTGTTTAAGCTTGATATGCCTTCAGAGCAAAAGCTTCAGTCGCCGTTGGAGTTCAGTTATCCTGAGAAACTAGACATGAAACTTGTAAACCTTCGGGTTCCCGACAACTCTGCGGTAGAAGGAAAGGCTTTGGTTGAAATCTCAGAACTTAAAGGAAACCTGGTAGTAGTGATTTACCGTGATGGTAATTATTTTGTCCCTGGCGGAGGTACTGTTTTAGAAAGTGGAGATGTTATACAGGTGTTGGCACAAAAAGAAAAGTTGAAAAGTTTGCGAGAGTGTTTTAATTAA
- the mog gene encoding molybdopterin adenylyltransferase, which yields MVRIGIVTVSDRAYNKEYEDLGGPGIRQWLENALVTEFKEFYTVVPDEQDMIEKTLIDLSDQKECCLILTTGGTGPASRDVTPEATLAVAHKVLDGFGERMRGISLKYVPTAILSRQVGVIRNKSLIVNLPGQPKAIKETLDELFEAIPYCIDLIEGPYIETRPEVVKAFRPKKK from the coding sequence ATGGTAAGAATAGGAATCGTTACAGTCAGTGACAGAGCTTATAATAAAGAATATGAAGATTTAGGTGGGCCGGGCATTCGCCAATGGTTAGAAAATGCACTTGTTACAGAGTTTAAAGAGTTTTATACGGTTGTGCCAGATGAGCAAGATATGATTGAGAAAACCCTTATAGATTTGTCAGATCAAAAGGAGTGCTGTTTGATTTTAACTACCGGAGGTACAGGGCCGGCTTCTAGAGATGTAACCCCGGAAGCTACCTTGGCTGTTGCTCACAAGGTTTTGGATGGTTTTGGGGAACGTATGAGAGGTATAAGCCTTAAATATGTCCCCACGGCTATTCTTTCCCGTCAGGTCGGGGTGATAAGAAATAAATCGCTCATTGTTAATTTGCCAGGACAGCCAAAGGCTATTAAGGAAACTTTGGATGAGCTTTTTGAAGCAATCCCTTATTGTATAGACTTAATCGAAGGGCCTTATATTGAGACTAGACCTGAAGTTGTAAAAGCTTTCAGACCAAAGAAAAAGTAA
- a CDS encoding response regulator, with protein sequence MDKINTLLLVDDDEINNFLNERLLKGLNIANQIKVAKNGKEALSFILDECIARTNLCPEIILLDQNMPVMDGFEFLEEFHRLDFENKHDVVIYMLSAASEPADKERMDSLKVNGFIMKPLTKERLLEVAGAYFKE encoded by the coding sequence ATGGACAAAATCAATACCCTGCTTTTGGTAGATGATGATGAGATAAACAATTTTTTAAATGAGCGCTTGTTGAAAGGGCTCAATATTGCAAATCAAATTAAGGTGGCAAAAAATGGAAAAGAAGCGCTGTCTTTTATCTTGGACGAGTGCATTGCCCGTACAAATCTATGTCCTGAAATCATCCTGTTAGACCAAAATATGCCGGTTATGGACGGCTTTGAGTTTCTTGAAGAGTTTCATAGGTTGGACTTTGAGAATAAACATGATGTAGTTATTTATATGCTTTCAGCGGCATCTGAACCTGCCGATAAGGAAAGGATGGATAGCCTTAAAGTAAACGGTTTTATAATGAAGCCACTCACCAAAGAAAGACTCTTGGAAGTAGCAGGAGCGTACTTTAAAGAATGA
- a CDS encoding response regulator: protein MNTLDSVLLVDDDNINNYLNARLIKKLRITDNVKISLNGAEALKYLSSENKGGNCPSLIFLDINMPVMNGFEFLDQFRKEKLCASDPVIIMLTTSTNDKDVEIIKKDASVAGFINKPLTEDKLKGILDKHFSYQ, encoded by the coding sequence ATGAACACGTTGGACAGTGTCCTGCTGGTTGATGATGATAATATAAATAATTATCTTAATGCTCGACTTATCAAGAAGTTGCGCATTACTGACAATGTGAAAATTTCTTTGAATGGGGCAGAGGCTTTAAAGTATCTTTCAAGTGAAAATAAAGGGGGAAATTGCCCTTCTTTGATTTTTCTGGATATCAATATGCCTGTGATGAACGGCTTTGAGTTTTTGGATCAGTTTAGGAAAGAAAAACTTTGTGCCTCAGATCCGGTTATTATCATGCTTACAACATCTACAAATGATAAGGATGTGGAAATTATCAAAAAAGATGCTTCAGTGGCTGGGTTTATTAACAAACCATTGACTGAAGATAAGCTAAAAGGGATTTTGGATAAACATTTTTCATATCAATAA
- the arsB gene encoding ACR3 family arsenite efflux transporter, which yields MSLSDNIVSEVRESRLKKNLGFFEGNLIWWAVLSIVAGLTVGYFAEDRVATFAEGNFQSLNILVVVLVWLMIFPRMVQIDFSSIKKAGDMPGGISLAVVISWLVKPLFMAVFAWLFFENVFAAFFSSSQAQQYVAGAIVLGAAPCTAMVFVWTYLTNGNPIYSLAQVSVNDFILLIIYVPVAGFLLGISGVSIYFPKLLTAVLLFIALPLTAGFLANLVLRKLKGEVWFREVFLKKLKAVSVIALLATVFVLFVFQGRSIIDQPLHLLFIAIPIVLLAYTMFFLTWICGKALDLPHSIRAPGAMIGASNFFEFSVAVSIVLFGLNSGAALVAVTGMLIEVPLMLSLVRIANKLSRGE from the coding sequence ATGAGTTTATCAGATAATATAGTAAGTGAAGTACGGGAGTCGAGACTTAAGAAGAACCTAGGTTTTTTTGAAGGTAACCTGATATGGTGGGCGGTATTGAGCATAGTGGCAGGGCTAACTGTGGGTTATTTTGCAGAAGATAGGGTGGCAACGTTCGCTGAGGGTAACTTTCAGTCCCTAAATATACTGGTAGTTGTGCTTGTTTGGCTGATGATATTTCCCAGGATGGTGCAGATAGACTTTTCTTCAATAAAAAAAGCGGGAGACATGCCTGGAGGAATTAGTTTGGCGGTAGTGATTAGCTGGTTGGTAAAGCCACTTTTTATGGCTGTTTTTGCCTGGCTGTTTTTTGAGAATGTATTTGCGGCTTTTTTTAGTTCTTCGCAAGCACAGCAATATGTGGCAGGGGCTATTGTTTTGGGAGCAGCTCCTTGTACGGCTATGGTGTTTGTCTGGACATATTTGACCAATGGCAACCCGATTTATTCGCTTGCCCAGGTTTCTGTCAATGATTTCATTCTTTTAATAATTTATGTGCCTGTAGCTGGTTTTTTGTTGGGAATATCTGGTGTAAGCATTTATTTCCCTAAGCTGCTTACCGCTGTTTTGCTTTTTATAGCCTTGCCTTTAACAGCAGGTTTTTTAGCTAATCTGGTATTGCGTAAGCTAAAAGGGGAAGTTTGGTTTAGGGAGGTTTTTCTTAAGAAACTTAAGGCTGTTTCAGTCATAGCTTTATTGGCTACTGTTTTTGTCCTTTTTGTATTTCAAGGGAGGTCTATCATTGATCAACCGCTTCATTTACTATTTATAGCTATACCTATCGTGCTACTTGCTTATACAATGTTTTTTTTAACATGGATATGTGGCAAGGCTTTAGATTTGCCTCATTCGATTAGGGCTCCGGGAGCTATGATAGGGGCAAGCAATTTTTTCGAATTTTCGGTAGCTGTCTCCATAGTTTTGTTTGGGTTAAACTCCGGAGCTGCTTTAGTGGCAGTCACAGGCATGTTGATAGAAGTTCCTTTAATGCTTTCTTTGGTAAGGATTGCCAATAAATTGTCCAGAGGCGAATAA
- a CDS encoding heavy-metal-associated domain-containing protein, producing the protein MFGLFKEKGKKIKFKTNINCGGCIKKVKPFLDKVDNLKKWDVDIADNDKILTVRGDEVQEKDVIKAVEEAGFKIETVK; encoded by the coding sequence ATGTTTGGACTGTTTAAGGAGAAGGGGAAAAAGATAAAGTTTAAGACCAACATTAATTGTGGAGGTTGCATAAAAAAAGTGAAGCCTTTTCTTGACAAGGTCGACAATCTAAAGAAATGGGATGTCGATATTGCTGACAATGACAAAATTTTGACTGTACGCGGGGATGAGGTACAAGAAAAAGATGTTATTAAAGCGGTGGAAGAGGCGGGCTTTAAAATAGAGACAGTGAAATAA
- a CDS encoding four-helix bundle copper-binding protein, producing MQNGSLINTILECAQACEHCATSCLKAEDVAEMSRCIQLDRDCADICFQAARLLKRKSEIALPYLLLCEKICRMCAEECKKHENDHCQTCAKKCLECADACHQHHKPIEQD from the coding sequence ATGCAAAACGGGTCATTAATAAACACCATTCTAGAATGTGCTCAGGCTTGTGAGCATTGTGCAACATCATGCCTGAAAGCAGAAGATGTTGCTGAAATGAGCAGATGTATCCAATTGGACAGAGACTGTGCAGATATTTGTTTTCAAGCAGCACGCTTGTTAAAAAGAAAGTCTGAAATAGCACTTCCTTATCTTCTGCTATGTGAGAAAATATGCCGTATGTGTGCTGAAGAATGCAAGAAGCACGAAAACGACCACTGTCAAACATGTGCAAAAAAATGCTTGGAGTGCGCAGATGCATGCCATCAGCATCATAAGCCGATAGAGCAAGACTAA
- the menB gene encoding 1,4-dihydroxy-2-naphthoyl-CoA synthase, whose protein sequence is MESKYSWKEIKKYEEIIFSFYEGIAKISINRPQVHNAFTPKTVQEMIDAMNIVRDTPEIGVVILTGEGGKAFCSGGDQSVRGHGGYVGQDEVPRLNVLDLQKLIRSVPKPVIAMVAGWAIGGGHVLHVVCDLTIAAENARFGQTGPKVGSFDGGFGASYLARIVGQKKAREIWFLCDQYDAQDALQMGLVNKVVPLDKLEETTIEWCNKILEKSPLALRMLKSSFNAELDGQAGIQELAGNSTLLYYLSEEAKEGKNAFLEKRKPDFSKFPKFP, encoded by the coding sequence ATGGAGAGTAAATATTCTTGGAAGGAAATTAAAAAATATGAGGAAATCATATTTTCTTTTTACGAGGGCATTGCTAAAATTAGCATAAATAGGCCTCAAGTTCATAATGCATTTACCCCTAAAACTGTACAGGAGATGATAGACGCCATGAATATAGTTCGGGACACTCCTGAGATTGGCGTTGTTATCCTGACAGGAGAAGGTGGAAAAGCTTTTTGTAGTGGTGGAGACCAAAGTGTACGTGGACATGGTGGGTATGTAGGACAAGATGAAGTGCCTAGGTTAAACGTGCTCGATTTACAGAAGCTGATCCGTTCGGTGCCTAAGCCTGTTATAGCCATGGTGGCTGGATGGGCTATTGGTGGTGGCCATGTATTACATGTTGTTTGCGACTTGACAATAGCGGCAGAAAACGCCCGTTTTGGTCAGACTGGCCCTAAGGTCGGCAGCTTCGACGGTGGTTTTGGTGCATCTTATTTGGCCCGGATAGTAGGACAGAAGAAAGCAAGGGAAATTTGGTTTCTATGTGACCAATATGACGCTCAAGATGCTTTGCAAATGGGACTCGTTAACAAAGTGGTGCCTTTGGATAAACTGGAAGAAACTACGATAGAGTGGTGTAATAAGATATTGGAGAAAAGTCCGCTTGCACTACGTATGCTCAAGTCTTCTTTCAATGCTGAACTTGATGGGCAGGCAGGTATTCAAGAGTTGGCAGGCAATTCCACTCTTTTGTACTATCTTTCTGAAGAAGCTAAAGAAGGGAAAAACGCCTTTTTGGAAAAAAGAAAACCAGACTTTTCCAAGTTCCCTAAATTCCCATAA
- a CDS encoding VTT domain-containing protein, whose product MSDTQFKKFLLTNLVKGLLGFALIIAAVIFFRKYSPEGVETYLEPFTSRPLLMFLIFFTSETIIGIIPPEFFIVWSLDDNILKFISYVLLLSVLSFSGAVLNYGAGRVINKNLYFQKFARGTMEKYAPYYYKWGGWVIVMASFTPIPYATISLVSGALNYPVKSFFIYALSRFLRFGIYSWIIFNTL is encoded by the coding sequence ATGTCAGATACGCAATTTAAAAAATTTTTATTAACAAATCTTGTCAAAGGGCTTTTAGGGTTTGCCTTAATAATTGCAGCGGTGATTTTTTTCAGGAAATACTCTCCCGAAGGGGTGGAAACCTATTTGGAACCGTTCACCTCAAGGCCTTTGCTGATGTTTTTAATTTTTTTTACCTCAGAGACTATTATTGGAATAATTCCGCCTGAGTTTTTTATTGTCTGGTCTCTGGATGATAACATCTTGAAGTTTATTTCTTATGTCTTACTTTTATCGGTGCTTTCATTTAGCGGAGCAGTTTTGAACTATGGTGCCGGAAGGGTCATTAACAAGAATCTATATTTTCAAAAGTTTGCCAGGGGTACTATGGAGAAATATGCACCTTATTATTATAAGTGGGGTGGTTGGGTGATTGTGATGGCATCTTTTACACCTATTCCATATGCGACTATAAGTTTGGTTTCTGGTGCACTGAATTACCCGGTGAAGTCATTTTTTATCTATGCTTTGTCTAGGTTTTTGAGGTTTGGTATTTATAGTTGGATTATATTTAACACATTATAA
- a CDS encoding transcriptional repressor, with translation MTSTAKKILKNNKIKVTSTRVMVLDEFLKASKVLTLQEISGKLPENFDRVTLYRTLNTFESGGIIHKIPDHSGQVNYALCNHDCNHEHHNDDHVHFKCTNCNTTLCLDQVKAPEIKLNENFKISRYNYLVEGICEKCNK, from the coding sequence ATGACCTCTACAGCCAAGAAAATTTTAAAGAATAATAAAATTAAAGTTACATCGACCAGGGTTATGGTACTCGATGAATTTTTGAAAGCATCAAAAGTGCTAACGCTACAGGAAATTTCGGGCAAACTTCCAGAAAACTTTGACAGGGTCACTTTGTACAGAACACTGAATACTTTTGAATCAGGAGGGATTATCCATAAAATACCAGACCACTCAGGACAAGTCAATTATGCACTTTGCAACCACGACTGCAACCACGAGCACCACAATGACGACCATGTGCACTTCAAATGCACTAACTGCAATACTACCTTGTGTTTAGACCAAGTCAAAGCCCCTGAAATTAAACTCAACGAGAACTTTAAGATATCAAGATATAATTATTTAGTAGAAGGAATTTGTGAAAAATGCAATAAATAG
- a CDS encoding ABC transporter ATP-binding protein — MAILSAEKLNTGYNGNVLLRDFDLRIEKPSFVVIAGHNGCGKSTLLKSLAGNLPFQGTVTLLGKNLKDYSARSLRKSMAFLSQQNALNFSMPVEELVVMGSFCHKSFFQNYDQQDYAHAEQILASIGIEHLKNKDFNALSGGEQQLVWIAQLLMQNTPVVMLDEPTQHLDVYYRKRILDILYAEVRQKRKTVLFSTHDLLSLRNYDGILLSLSNGRGVTEALCEEKLNEVVADLEQRRL; from the coding sequence TTGGCAATACTTTCTGCAGAAAAGCTTAATACAGGTTATAATGGCAATGTATTGCTAAGGGACTTTGATCTTCGTATTGAAAAACCTTCTTTTGTAGTAATTGCAGGTCATAATGGGTGTGGTAAATCTACACTGTTAAAATCATTGGCTGGCAATCTTCCTTTTCAAGGAACTGTTACCCTATTGGGAAAAAACCTAAAAGACTATTCTGCCCGATCGCTCAGGAAGAGTATGGCATTTCTTTCTCAACAAAATGCGCTCAACTTTTCTATGCCTGTGGAAGAACTGGTCGTTATGGGGAGTTTTTGCCATAAAAGCTTTTTTCAAAATTATGACCAGCAGGACTATGCTCATGCTGAGCAGATACTTGCTTCTATAGGTATTGAACATTTGAAGAATAAAGACTTTAACGCCTTGTCTGGTGGTGAGCAGCAACTTGTGTGGATTGCGCAATTGTTGATGCAAAATACACCTGTTGTAATGTTAGATGAGCCCACTCAACATCTTGATGTTTATTATAGAAAAAGAATCCTCGATATTTTATATGCCGAAGTGAGGCAAAAAAGGAAGACGGTGCTTTTTTCCACACACGACCTTTTGTCTTTGCGCAACTATGATGGTATTCTCTTGAGCTTGAGCAATGGAAGGGGAGTGACTGAAGCCCTTTGTGAAGAAAAACTTAATGAAGTTGTCGCTGACTTAGAGCAGAGGCGCTTATAA
- a CDS encoding DUF2795 domain-containing protein: MYWTLELASYLEDAPWPATKDELIDFSVRSGAPMEVVENLQELEDDGQPYESIEEIWPDYPTKDDFFFNEDEY; this comes from the coding sequence ATGTACTGGACATTAGAATTGGCTTCATATCTTGAAGATGCTCCTTGGCCTGCCACAAAAGATGAATTGATAGATTTTTCAGTTCGTTCGGGGGCTCCTATGGAAGTAGTAGAAAACCTGCAGGAATTGGAGGATGATGGACAACCTTATGAATCTATAGAGGAAATTTGGCCTGATTATCCTACCAAGGACGATTTCTTTTTCAATGAGGATGAATATTAA